The Syngnathus scovelli strain Florida chromosome 11, RoL_Ssco_1.2, whole genome shotgun sequence region ccacagaaagaaagaaagaaagaaagaaagaaagaaagaaagaaagaaagaaagaaagaaagaaagaaagaaagaaagaaagaaagaaagaaagaaagaaagaaagaaagaaaggatccACGCAAGCGTCTCACTCTATACTCCTTGAGTTCTCCTCGGACCGACTCCGGCTTGACGGGCTTCCAGTGGACATTTGCTTTGGTGCTGTCCACCTTAGAAACGCGCAGCTCGGTCGGAGCGCCGGtgggccctgaaaacagaaagtcaattagaaaaaaaaaaacaaacaccagGTCTACGGAAAGCCAAGCACGTCAACTATCTTACTGTCTTCTCCCGAGTATCCAATGACCACATTGGACTCTGGTCCTGCTCCAAGATCATTCCTGGCCTGGATTTTCATTTCATAGGCGACATAGGTTTGTGTGTTGTGGACAACATGTTTGGTCCCCGTTGTGGTCACATTGCTCCACTCGGCATCGGAATCTTTGCGTCTCCACCACACGGCGTAGTGCAAATTAGGGCCGTTCTTCTCCAGATCGAGCAGGGGCTGAACAAAATGACAGGAACGTAAGCTACGTAGCTATTCCTCCATCACAATGCCCACCACTTACCTCCCAAGTGATCTCCATGTTGTCTTTCTGTGAGCCCCAGCCTCGGAGGCCTCTGGGTACAACGTCAGGAGCTTGATGTAAAATCAAAGGATCGTGGCGTCAAACAATGACACATACGTACGTAATAGGTGCAGGAAGTCATCAGGATGCTGCTACTCACCAGCGCTACTGGTTTGGTATTTGGGCGAGGGTCTGCTGGCCGCACTCCGGCCCACCTGGTTGATGGCAATAACTCGGAACTGGTAGTTGACAAAGGGAGCCAGCTGCAGAATGACCGAGTTGAGGTCCCCGGGGTAGGTGGCCAGGTCCTGCCATCTTCCTGGCTCCCAGCGGTCTTCCACAAACTGGACCAAAAACTCTACCGTGCGTGTGCAAACATTTCCTGCCTTTTAAAACCTcctatctttgttttttttttttatttgtgtgcaCGTTTGTAGCATAGTGACCTGTGACGGGACTTCTGTGGTCATTTCCAGGGATCCAGGTGAGGCGAACACTCCGGGCTGCCGGATCTGACAGCTCCAGATCCATAGGAGGGTCGGGGAGGTCTGCAAGGAAACAAGATCTTAAAGCACATTACACAGGTATGCTAGATTTACGTACGTGATGTATCAGCTGATTTGAACAAAGTTGGTGCGCGTTGTAACAAGAAGCAAAATGGCTGTCAAAGTATTTCACCAATTAACAACTATTGTATTGTGTGAGGGAACTGAGTTGAACATGGGCATGCTtagtaaaagaaaaaagtatgGAACACCAGAAGTTGAAAAAAAGTTCATTTGAAGTATTTGTAATCATTAGAGAGGCAGATGCGCAATGAGCGAAAAGAAACACAAGACCTAAATTGTATGTTACCTGGAGGCAAGGCACTAGAAAGTGAGGGGTTGAGGGAGGCTTCTTCTGTAAGGTCAAGGACCAGGAAATGGGTGGAGTGGTTAGAGTTTGCAAAGGAGTCCCACCGCTCATGAAGAACGCAAGTGCACACACAGTAAATGTCAATCGCGTTAGACACATTTGACActtttgaattgatttgaaatgaTTGCCAGGAATGGGATTGCACTATTGGACCCAAACAAGCAccacgtgtgcgtgcgcgtgtgtgtgtgtgtgcgtgtgttttaatAGTATATCTCCTGCAAATATATCCCGCATGGGACTATAGAGCAACCATCAATGCAAATGTGTCAAATGTTTAAAAGCAGGATTTCAATTGGACTAGAATACAACAACATTTCTCGATTAATTCGCCATGTTAGGTGCAGTGAAAAGAAACATACAATGTAATTAGTGTGTAAGATTAGTAGCATCATGCACGATATGCATGCAAGTCCCTGCGTGCGTGTCGGTCTGTCTTCTTGCTATTCTGCACGCGGAGCTTTTACTGGAGTGTCGCGTCCGAAACGGAAGCTAAACGCCGTCCGTCCGCTGTCCAGTAGGCGCGCGTGCGTACCTAACACAGTGAGACGAGCCGAGGCCGAGTCGCGGTCAATCTCGGTTTCAACAGTACACGTGTAAGTTCCTTCGTCCCCCTCGTTGACGTTCGGGACGGTCAGCGATTCCTCGTCTTTCCTCAGCCTGGTAGACGAGCGATAACACACAACATAGCATACCGGATGATGCTACAATAGTAACATGAAACATTTTCAGGACCTAATGGTCCAAAAAAATCCAAAGGAGAAAGTAAAGCTAGATGGAAAATGAAGACCTAAATACAAGATTTTCCCAACCTGTGGCCAATTGCTGCTTGATAGTACAAGAGACGCACAACGACTGACTATGCTTTGAAGAATGAGTGACGTGTCATCCGTgacattttttctctctctctctcgcttaccTCCATCCCAGATGGATGGGCTTGTCATCCTTGGTCCAAGTCACAGTGGCAGCCAGGCTGGGATCAGATTTGACTTTGCAGTCGAAACGAGCCGTGGAGCCCCTGATGGCCGACTGGTGTTCAGGGGCCCCGACGATACGGCTGGGCTCTAAGGAACAGTCAGTCATTTGGTTTGATGCCTCCAAAAGGCACAAGCTACTATGGCTTTTGCACGCCTTGtgtctgacctttgacctccagGCGGACCTGGTTTTCAGCCATGCCCAGAATGCTGCTGGCCACGCAGGTGTAGGTGCCCTCGTCCTGCGCTCTGGCACGTTGGATCTCCAGGCTGCCGTTGATATAAGCGCGGTAATGTCCGCCGTCTAGGCCGCTGCCTTGTCCGTTCTTAAACCTGCCATGAACGTTACTGGACGTGAACACGACGTTGGGTTCAGAATGCCACTTTTTCCGCACGCTTACCAGCGTAAATCTGGAATCGGGGAACCGAAAAAGGGGCAGTCCAGAAAGGTGCGGTTGTTCTCGATGACTttgatgagttgattttttggCCCAAGTATCCTTGGACGCATATCTGGAGAGAGAAATGATTCCCAAAGTTCCCAATCCAATcgcacatttaaaagaaaaagcatttGTCTGGAGAAAAGAAACTGTTGGTACATCTTTCCCCACCCACTGAATGtaattctttctctctttctttcttcctttctttctttctctttctttctttctttctttctttctttctttctttctttctttctttctttctttctttctttctttctttctttctttctttctttctttctttctttctttctcaacaTCATCGTTTGCGCAAAGACTCCCGAGGCCACCCAAGAGCATCAGCTCACCCGCATGAGGACGCACGCCACCTTTTTTACGGTGACAAGCGCTCAAACAACGAAAGCGGGCAAACAAAGGCCTCCGCTTTTAAAATGGCCATCTCACCGATGACACTGACAAAGGCATTTGCCAGAAGATAACCGTGCTGGTTGGAGGCGTTGCATTGGTAGACCGCGCTGCTTCCCATCTGCACCGAGCGGAAGATGATGGTGTCGCCCATGAGTTGGCGACTCGGGTCAGGCAAAGAGCCTGACGACGGGGCAAAGAGAAAGCCATTGTTATCAAAGGTCATACGgagtacgtacgtatgtatcgGCTTACAATTAGTCAATTGGATGGCCATATTTTCAATTGGCCAGAGGCTACTCACTGTTTATGGGAATGCCGTTAACCAGCCATCGGATGCTGGGTTTGGGGTTGCCGTTGGCCCGACACACCAGGCGGCCATTGGCTTCTGGAGCTAGCACCAAGTTTGTCGGTTTGTCCAGCCAGTAAGGAGCCGCTGTGGAACCCAAAGGCACGTCAGCAAGCAGTTCCTCTTGCAGATACTAACAGCTGGCCGCTCTCACCTTTCACTTGAACAAAAATGGAGTGGCGGACGCCCCCTAAATGATTGGTGGCCATGCAGACGTATTCCCCCGTGTCCTCCTCTGACACGGGCACAATCTTCATGGTCTTGTTGTAATTCTCAAACTTGACCTTCTGCGCCGGCAGATCGCCGCCCTTCTTGAACCATTTGATAGTCGGCGTGGGGCTGCGGGtcgacacgcgcgcgcacgcgtcAACGCACGGGAACGACATGTCTTGTATGTAgtattgtgcgtgcgtgcgtgcgtgcaagcTCACAGTCCAGCAGCAATACACTCCAGCAGCAGTTGCTGGTCTCTCAGCACCATTTTGGAGCTCTCGCtccccgacggtgtgaggaaggTTGGCATGGACTCAGCAACTTTACGGCCTACGAATGAAGAAAAAGGAGGCATTGAAAGGCACGCAAAGCGTAAACCGCTTAAAAGAGACACAGTGTCTACGCTGAGCTTATTGTACGGGGCAACTCAATGGAAGGTTATGATTCCGATAACTTGTTCAGAATGGCTGCATTCCAATTCTGCAAGGCATTGACTGTCACTTTCTCCATCCAGTGCGTTGAGGGcagtgcagccagcgaacggctCCAACACAGGAAGACATTAAGCCGAGCTGGAACGACAAGGCCGTCCGTCTTCCTTAACGTTTGCCAAGGGAACAGAGGTGGCAGGCAAAGATTGCCACTAAAAGCCTGAAAAGGACAGCCAATCAAACCTGTCCTATGTtttgtccttttttcttttagcGTGGCGTGCATCACAATGAAGAACATCATTCATTTGTTGTGCTTCTTCAACTTCTAGAGCTGGCAACTTTGCCACGCCAAGCCTTCCTTGCAAAATGAAAGGGAACCGTGATCGGCTTTCCCGTTGACGTCAGGCAGGCCTTTTGCAGAAGCTACAGACATTAAGAAACGAGTCACGTGGAAGTAGGgagggacagagacaaagatccaAGTCGCTCTTAGGTTTCCCAAGCAAATTGGAAAGTGGCTGCTGCTTTTTACACGGGCAATAATATTTCAATGGGAGCAGTTTTTATAG contains the following coding sequences:
- the nfasca gene encoding neurofascin homolog (chicken) a isoform X13, coding for MMRRASHWALAFMSLLLWRQSATIEVPNDPKILADLKQPPTITKQSVKDYIVDPRDNIIIECEAKGNPVPTFSWRRNGKFFNTAKDLRVTMRKRSGTLEIGFRNGGRPEDYEGEYQCFATNDHGVAMSNKILLRVSKAPLWPKEVLEPVVVSEGSSLVLPCNPPPGLPPPITFWMSSLMMPIRQDKRVSMGLNGDMYFSNVVAQDAQNDYSCSARFLFTHTIQQKNPFTLKVLTNDPYNDTSYNDSDPYGGRKVAESMPTFLTPSGSESSKMVLRDQQLLLECIAAGLPTPTIKWFKKGGDLPAQKVKFENYNKTMKIVPVSEEDTGEYVCMATNHLGGVRHSIFVQVKAAPYWLDKPTNLVLAPEANGRLVCRANGNPKPSIRWLVNGIPINSSLPDPSRQLMGDTIIFRSVQMGSSAVYQCNASNQHGYLLANAFVSVIDMRPRILGPKNQLIKVIENNRTFLDCPFFGSPIPDLRWFKNGQGSGLDGGHYRAYINGSLEIQRARAQDEGTYTCVASSILGMAENQVRLEVKEPSRIVGAPEHQSAIRGSTARFDCKVKSDPSLAATVTWTKDDKPIHLGWRLRKDEESLTVPNVNEGDEGTYTCTVETEIDRDSASARLTVLEEASLNPSLSSALPPDLPDPPMDLELSDPAARSVRLTWIPGNDHRSPVTEFLVQFVEDRWEPGRWQDLATYPGDLNSVILQLAPFVNYQFRVIAINQVGRSAASRPSPKYQTSSAAPDVVPRGLRGWGSQKDNMEITWEPLLDLEKNGPNLHYAVWWRRKDSDAEWSNVTTTGTKHVVHNTQTYVAYEMKIQARNDLGAGPESNVVIGYSGEDRPTGAPTELRVSKVDSTKANVHWKPVKPESVRGELKEYRLHYWREASHVPALAFSKENKTKGFYTTVAEPSGILSDLVPFSRYKMFMVVANNGYQGPPSNTVEFNTKEGVPDAPSFFRIKRRGLDSIHLEWDKPLEPNGLLIGYQLKYQTANGSREGRPRVETFLPNVTEFTLRLPDRSSRYNFYLSALTQVGAGEVFAEESPFFGNEENFTDATGLGDKTMKTVPVSQQPPITVADLMAGAKYHLRVYSHELSNVTSKSVTFETKQAYIDQVDIATQGWFIGLMCAIALIILILLIVCFIKRSRGGKYPVREKKDLPLDSVDHKDPDGSFEYQNQNKNSSDEDNKPLQGSQTSLEGNVKESDDSLVDYGEGGDGQFNEDGSFIGQYTVKKDKDETEGNESSEATSPVNAIYSLA
- the nfasca gene encoding neurofascin homolog (chicken) a isoform X17, which gives rise to MMRRASHWALAFMSLLLWRQSATIEVPNDPKILADLKQPPTITKQSVKDYIVDPRDNIIIECEAKGNPVPTFSWRRNGKFFNTAKDLRVTMRKRSGTLEIGFRNGGRPEDYEGEYQCFATNDHGVAMSNKILLRVSKAPLWPKEVLEPVVVSEGSSLVLPCNPPPGLPPPITFWMSSLMMPIRQDKRVSMGLNGDMYFSNVVAQDAQNDYSCSARFLFTHTIQQKNPFTLKVLTSRKVAESMPTFLTPSGSESSKMVLRDQQLLLECIAAGLPTPTIKWFKKGGDLPAQKVKFENYNKTMKIVPVSEEDTGEYVCMATNHLGGVRHSIFVQVKAAPYWLDKPTNLVLAPEANGRLVCRANGNPKPSIRWLVNGIPINSSLPDPSRQLMGDTIIFRSVQMGSSAVYQCNASNQHGYLLANAFVSVIDMRPRILGPKNQLIKVIENNRTFLDCPFFGSPIPDLRWFKNGQGSGLDGGHYRAYINGSLEIQRARAQDEGTYTCVASSILGMAENQVRLEVKEPSRIVGAPEHQSAIRGSTARFDCKVKSDPSLAATVTWTKDDKPIHLGWRLRKDEESLTVPNVNEGDEGTYTCTVETEIDRDSASARLTVLDLPDPPMDLELSDPAARSVRLTWIPGNDHRSPVTEFLVQFVEDRWEPGRWQDLATYPGDLNSVILQLAPFVNYQFRVIAINQVGRSAASRPSPKYQTSSAAPDVVPRGLRGWGSQKDNMEITWEPLLDLEKNGPNLHYAVWWRRKDSDAEWSNVTTTGTKHVVHNTQTYVAYEMKIQARNDLGAGPESNVVIGYSGEDRPTGAPTELRVSKVDSTKANVHWKPVKPESVRGELKEYRLHYWREASHVPALAFSKENKTKGFYTTVAEPSGILSDLVPFSRYKMFMVVANNGYQGPPSNTVEFNTKEGVPDAPSFFRIKRRGLDSIHLEWDKPLEPNGLLIGYQLKYQTANGSREGRPRVETFLPNVTEFTLRLPDRSSRYNFYLSALTQVGAGEVFAEESPFFGNEAYIDQVDIATQGWFIGLMCAIALIILILLIVCFIKRSRGGKYPVREKKDLPLDSVDHKDPDGSFEYQNQNKNSSDEDNKPLQGSQTSLEGNVKESDDSLVDYGEGGDGQFNEDGSFIGQYTVKKDKDETEGNESSEATSPVNAIYSLA
- the nfasca gene encoding neurofascin homolog (chicken) a isoform X14; its protein translation is MMRRASHWALAFMSLLLWRQSATIEVPNDPKILADLKQPPTITKQSVKDYIVDPRDNIIIECEAKGNPVPTFSWRRNGKFFNTAKDLRVTMRKRSGTLEIGFRNGGRPEDYEGEYQCFATNDHGVAMSNKILLRVSKAPLWPKEVLEPVVVSEGSSLVLPCNPPPGLPPPITFWMSSLMMPIRQDKRVSMGLNGDMYFSNVVAQDAQNDYSCSARFLFTHTIQQKNPFTLKVLTNDPYNDTSYNDSDPYGGRKVAESMPTFLTPSGSESSKMVLRDQQLLLECIAAGLPTPTIKWFKKGGDLPAQKVKFENYNKTMKIVPVSEEDTGEYVCMATNHLGGVRHSIFVQVKAAPYWLDKPTNLVLAPEANGRLVCRANGNPKPSIRWLVNGIPINSSLPDPSRQLMGDTIIFRSVQMGSSAVYQCNASNQHGYLLANAFVSVIDMRPRILGPKNQLIKVIENNRTFLDCPFFGSPIPDLRWFKNGQGSGLDGGHYRAYINGSLEIQRARAQDEGTYTCVASSILGMAENQVRLEVKEPSRIVGAPEHQSAIRGSTARFDCKVKSDPSLAATVTWTKDDKPIHLGWRLRKDEESLTVPNVNEGDEGTYTCTVETEIDRDSASARLTVLEEASLNPSLSSALPPDLPDPPMDLELSDPAARSVRLTWIPGNDHRSPVTEFLVQFVEDRWEPGRWQDLATYPGDLNSVILQLAPFVNYQFRVIAINQVGRSAASRPSPKYQTSSAAPDVVPRGLRGWGSQKDNMEITWEPLLDLEKNGPNLHYAVWWRRKDSDAEWSNVTTTGTKHVVHNTQTYVAYEMKIQARNDLGAGPESNVVIGYSGEDRPTGAPTELRVSKVDSTKANVHWKPVKPESVRGELKEYRLHYWREASHVPALAFSKENKTKGFYTTVAEPSGILSDLVPFSRYKMFMVVANNGYQGPPSNTVEFNTKEGVPDAPSFFRIKRRGLDSIHLEWDKPLEPNGLLIGYQLKYQTANGSREGRPRVETFLPNVTEFTLRLPDRSSRYNFYLSALTQVGAGEVFAEESPFFGNEGDKTMKTVPVSQQPPITVADLMAGAKYHLRVYSHELSNVTSKSVTFETKQAYIDQVDIATQGWFIGLMCAIALIILILLIVCFIKRSRGGKYPVREKKDLPLDSVDHKDPDGSFEYQNQNKNSSDEDNKPLQGSQTSLEGNVKESDDSLVDYGEGGDGQFNEDGSFIGQYTVKKDKDETEGNESSEATSPVNAIYSLA
- the nfasca gene encoding neurofascin homolog (chicken) a isoform X15, with the translated sequence MMRRASHWALAFMSLLLWRQSATIEVPNDPKILADLKQPPTITKQSVKDYIVDPRDNIIIECEAKGNPVPTFSWRRNGKFFNTAKDLRVTMRKRSGTLEIGFRNGGRPEDYEGEYQCFATNDHGVAMSNKILLRVSKAPLWPKEVLEPVVVSEGSSLVLPCNPPPGLPPPITFWMSSLMMPIRQDKRVSMGLNGDMYFSNVVAQDAQNDYSCSARFLFTHTIQQKNPFTLKVLTNDPYNDTSYNDSDPYGGRKVAESMPTFLTPSGSESSKMVLRDQQLLLECIAAGLPTPTIKWFKKGGDLPAQKVKFENYNKTMKIVPVSEEDTGEYVCMATNHLGGVRHSIFVQVKAAPYWLDKPTNLVLAPEANGRLVCRANGNPKPSIRWLVNGIPINSSLPDPSRQLMGDTIIFRSVQMGSSAVYQCNASNQHGYLLANAFVSVIDMRPRILGPKNQLIKVIENNRTFLDCPFFGSPIPDLRWFKNGQGSGLDGGHYRAYINGSLEIQRARAQDEGTYTCVASSILGMAENQVRLEVKEPSRIVGAPEHQSAIRGSTARFDCKVKSDPSLAATVTWTKDDKPIHLGWRLRKDEESLTVPNVNEGDEGTYTCTVETEIDRDSASARLTVLEEASLNPSLSSALPPDLPDPPMDLELSDPAARSVRLTWIPGNDHRSPVTEFLVQFVEDRWEPGRWQDLATYPGDLNSVILQLAPFVNYQFRVIAINQVGRSAASRPSPKYQTSSAAPDVVPRGLRGWGSQKDNMEITWEPLLDLEKNGPNLHYAVWWRRKDSDAEWSNVTTTGTKHVVHNTQTYVAYEMKIQARNDLGAGPESNVVIGYSGEDRPTGAPTELRVSKVDSTKANVHWKPVKPESVRGELKEYRLHYWREASHVPALAFSKENKTKGFYTTVAEPSGILSDLVPFSRYKMFMVVANNGYQGPPSNTVEFNTKEGVPDAPSFFRIKRRGLDSIHLEWDKPLEPNGLLIGYQLKYQTANGSREGRPRVETFLPNVTEFTLRLPDRSSRYNFYLSALTQVGAGEVFAEESPFFGNEAYIDQVDIATQGWFIGLMCAIALIILILLIVCFIKRSRGGKYPVREKKDLPLDSVDHKDPDGSFEYQNQNKNSSDEDNKPLQGSQTSLEGNVKESDDSLVDYGEGGDGQFNEDGSFIGQYTVKKDKDETEGNESSEATSPVNAIYSLA
- the nfasca gene encoding neurofascin homolog (chicken) a isoform X16 — translated: MMRRASHWALAFMSLLLWRQSATIEVPNDPKILADLKQPPTITKQSVKDYIVDPRDNIIIECEAKGNPVPTFSWRRNGKFFNTAKDLRVTMRKRSGTLEIGFRNGGRPEDYEGEYQCFATNDHGVAMSNKILLRVSKAPLWPKEVLEPVVVSEGSSLVLPCNPPPGLPPPITFWMSSLMMPIRQDKRVSMGLNGDMYFSNVVAQDAQNDYSCSARFLFTHTIQQKNPFTLKVLTNDPYNDTSYNDSDPYGGRKVAESMPTFLTPSGSESSKMVLRDQQLLLECIAAGLPTPTIKWFKKGGDLPAQKVKFENYNKTMKIVPVSEEDTGEYVCMATNHLGGVRHSIFVQVKAAPYWLDKPTNLVLAPEANGRLVCRANGNPKPSIRWLVNGIPINSSLPDPSRQLMGDTIIFRSVQMGSSAVYQCNASNQHGYLLANAFVSVIDMRPRILGPKNQLIKVIENNRTFLDCPFFGSPIPDLRWFKNGQGSGLDGGHYRAYINGSLEIQRARAQDEGTYTCVASSILGMAENQVRLEVKEPSRIVGAPEHQSAIRGSTARFDCKVKSDPSLAATVTWTKDDKPIHLGWRLRKDEESLTVPNVNEGDEGTYTCTVETEIDRDSASARLTVLDLPDPPMDLELSDPAARSVRLTWIPGNDHRSPVTEFLVQFVEDRWEPGRWQDLATYPGDLNSVILQLAPFVNYQFRVIAINQVGRSAASRPSPKYQTSSAAPDVVPRGLRGWGSQKDNMEITWEPLLDLEKNGPNLHYAVWWRRKDSDAEWSNVTTTGTKHVVHNTQTYVAYEMKIQARNDLGAGPESNVVIGYSGEDRPTGAPTELRVSKVDSTKANVHWKPVKPESVRGELKEYRLHYWREASHVPALAFSKENKTKGFYTTVAEPSGILSDLVPFSRYKMFMVVANNGYQGPPSNTVEFNTKEGVPDAPSFFRIKRRGLDSIHLEWDKPLEPNGLLIGYQLKYQTANGSREGRPRVETFLPNVTEFTLRLPDRSSRYNFYLSALTQVGAGEVFAEESPFFGNEAYIDQVDIATQGWFIGLMCAIALIILILLIVCFIKRSRGGKYPVREKKDLPLDSVDHKDPDGSFEYQNQNKNSSDEDNKPLQGSQTSLEGNVKESDDSLVDYGEGGDGQFNEDGSFIGQYTVKKDKDETEGNESSEATSPVNAIYSLA